A stretch of the Mycobacterium sp. ITM-2016-00317 genome encodes the following:
- a CDS encoding Rieske 2Fe-2S domain-containing protein: MDKDKTPRLAQGREHVVATVDEIPPGTHKLVPIGRHGVGVYNVNGTFYAIANYCPHEGGPLCSGRARGRNVVDETVPGDAVMVRDMEYIFCPWHQWGFELATGTTAVKPEWSIRTYPVRVVGNDVLVQA; encoded by the coding sequence ATGGACAAGGACAAGACGCCCCGGTTGGCACAGGGGCGTGAACACGTCGTCGCCACTGTCGATGAAATTCCGCCGGGCACACACAAACTCGTCCCGATCGGTCGTCACGGCGTCGGCGTCTACAACGTCAACGGCACCTTCTACGCGATCGCCAACTACTGCCCGCACGAGGGTGGTCCACTGTGTTCGGGCCGCGCCCGGGGGCGCAACGTCGTCGACGAGACGGTCCCCGGGGACGCGGTGATGGTGCGCGACATGGAGTACATCTTCTGCCCCTGGCACCAATGGGGTTTCGAGCTCGCCACGGGGACCACCGCGGTCAAGCCAGAGTGGAGTATCCGCACCTATCCCGTCCGGGTCGTCGGCAACGACGTCCTGGTTCAGGCCTGA
- a CDS encoding NAD(P)-dependent oxidoreductase, whose protein sequence is MSACAKSAVGFVGAGRMGAPMVERLVKAGHDVRVLGRSAEKCVAISELGATAVTGLDEVAVDAAVVVICVFTDAQVREICLDGGLLAAMPTGSVLVVHTTGSPRTAELLAAAAPGIAVLDAPVSGGPHDIAAGNITLFVGGDVTALEAARPVLAAYADPILHVGGLGTGQWVKLLNNAMFAAQLGMLREAASFAAHVGVREAGLLEAVGHGSGASRAAEIAGARGSVQSFIESVGEFLGKDVAVVREVAAEAGGDLGLLEGLLDLVVGAPTDGTPR, encoded by the coding sequence ATGAGCGCTTGCGCGAAGAGCGCCGTCGGCTTCGTGGGCGCCGGCCGCATGGGCGCCCCGATGGTCGAGCGCCTCGTCAAGGCCGGCCACGACGTGCGGGTGCTGGGCAGGTCGGCCGAGAAGTGCGTCGCCATCTCAGAACTCGGCGCCACCGCGGTGACCGGACTCGACGAGGTGGCCGTCGACGCCGCCGTGGTGGTGATCTGCGTCTTCACCGATGCCCAGGTGCGCGAGATCTGTCTGGACGGTGGACTGCTCGCCGCCATGCCGACCGGCTCTGTGCTGGTCGTGCACACCACCGGCAGCCCGCGCACCGCCGAACTGCTGGCCGCGGCAGCGCCCGGGATCGCTGTGCTCGACGCGCCGGTCAGCGGTGGACCGCACGACATCGCGGCCGGGAACATCACGTTGTTCGTCGGCGGGGATGTGACAGCCCTGGAAGCGGCCCGTCCCGTGCTGGCTGCGTACGCCGACCCGATCCTGCATGTCGGCGGTCTGGGCACGGGCCAGTGGGTGAAATTGCTCAACAACGCGATGTTCGCCGCTCAGCTCGGAATGTTGCGTGAGGCAGCATCGTTCGCCGCGCACGTGGGAGTGCGCGAGGCCGGGCTGCTGGAAGCGGTCGGGCACGGCAGTGGGGCCAGCCGCGCCGCCGAGATCGCCGGCGCGCGAGGGTCGGTGCAGTCGTTCATCGAGTCGGTCGGCGAGTTCCTCGGCAAGGATGTCGCGGTGGTGCGTGAGGTGGCCGCCGAGGCGGGTGGTGACCTGGGCTTACTCGAAGGGCTTCTGGACTTGGTCGTTGGCGCACCGACCGACGGCACACCCCGGTGA
- a CDS encoding thiolase C-terminal domain-containing protein: MSRLPLPQLTFDNEFFWTSGADGVLRIQECGDCKALIHPPQPVCRYCHGHNMGPREVSGRAVLSAFTVNERFSIPGLPAPYVVAQVAIEEDPRVRLTTNIIDCDPGELELGRVLEVVFEENDDVWLPLFRPTAEPETAPLPEDEIAPQDFAKFVRPMLTAEKFEDAAAITGIGASKMGRRLMVSPLSLTLEACEAAIADAGLTLADIDGLSTYPAMDAMGMGEGGVTALEGALGIRPTWINGGMDTFGPGGSVIAAVMAVATGMARHVLCFRTLWEATFNQLMKEGKVSPPGGIRVNNWQAPFGATSAAHTLALNAQRHFHRYGTTKETLGWIALNQRANATLNPTAIYRDPMTMEDYLNARPITTPFGLYDCDVPCDGAVAVVVSAVDAAADLPKPPVYFEAVGTQIIERTDWDQTTLTHEPQVLGQAAHLWTRTSLRPADVDVAELYDGFTFNCLSWLEALGFCGIGEAKDFLDGGAAIARDGVIPLNTHGGQLSHGRTHGMGLIHEAVSQLRGEAGDRQVADARVAVVSSGGLTPSGVMLLRTGT; this comes from the coding sequence ATGAGCCGACTTCCACTGCCGCAGTTGACCTTCGACAACGAGTTCTTCTGGACCTCGGGCGCCGACGGGGTGCTGCGGATCCAGGAGTGCGGGGACTGCAAGGCGCTGATCCATCCGCCGCAGCCGGTGTGCCGCTATTGCCACGGCCACAACATGGGTCCGCGCGAGGTGTCCGGACGGGCGGTGCTCTCGGCGTTCACCGTCAACGAGAGGTTCTCCATCCCTGGACTGCCCGCACCGTACGTCGTGGCCCAGGTCGCGATCGAGGAGGATCCGCGGGTCCGGTTGACCACCAACATCATCGACTGTGACCCCGGCGAACTGGAGCTGGGCCGCGTCCTCGAGGTGGTCTTCGAGGAGAACGACGACGTGTGGCTGCCGCTGTTCCGGCCCACCGCGGAGCCGGAGACCGCTCCACTGCCCGAGGACGAGATCGCCCCGCAGGACTTCGCGAAGTTCGTCCGGCCGATGCTGACGGCGGAGAAGTTCGAGGATGCGGCCGCGATCACCGGCATCGGCGCGTCGAAGATGGGGCGGCGCCTGATGGTGTCGCCGTTGTCGCTGACGCTGGAGGCGTGTGAGGCGGCGATCGCCGACGCCGGGCTGACGCTGGCCGACATCGACGGCCTGTCCACCTATCCGGCGATGGACGCGATGGGCATGGGTGAGGGCGGCGTCACCGCGCTCGAGGGGGCGCTCGGTATCCGGCCGACCTGGATCAACGGCGGGATGGACACCTTCGGTCCCGGCGGATCGGTGATCGCCGCGGTGATGGCGGTCGCGACCGGGATGGCGCGGCACGTGCTGTGCTTCCGCACACTGTGGGAGGCCACCTTCAACCAGTTGATGAAGGAAGGCAAAGTCTCGCCGCCGGGCGGGATCAGGGTGAACAACTGGCAGGCGCCGTTCGGGGCCACCTCGGCCGCGCACACGCTGGCGCTCAACGCGCAGCGGCACTTTCACCGGTACGGCACCACGAAGGAAACGCTGGGCTGGATCGCGCTGAACCAGCGCGCCAACGCCACGCTGAATCCGACGGCGATCTACCGCGATCCGATGACGATGGAGGACTACCTCAACGCGCGGCCCATCACCACACCGTTCGGCCTCTACGACTGTGACGTGCCGTGCGACGGCGCCGTCGCCGTCGTGGTGTCGGCCGTCGACGCTGCCGCCGACCTGCCGAAACCGCCGGTGTACTTCGAGGCGGTCGGCACCCAGATCATCGAGCGCACCGACTGGGATCAGACCACGCTGACCCACGAACCCCAGGTCCTCGGGCAGGCCGCCCACCTCTGGACCAGAACGTCGTTGCGACCCGCGGATGTCGACGTCGCCGAACTGTACGACGGGTTCACCTTCAACTGCCTGTCCTGGCTGGAGGCCCTCGGGTTCTGTGGAATCGGCGAGGCCAAGGACTTCCTCGACGGCGGCGCTGCCATCGCCCGCGACGGGGTGATCCCGCTGAACACCCACGGCGGGCAGCTGTCCCACGGACGCACGCACGGTATGGGTCTGATCCACGAGGCGGTGTCACAGCTGCGGGGCGAGGCAGGCGACCGACAGGTGGCCGACGCCCGGGTGGCCGTCGTCAGCAGTGGTGGACTGACCCCCAGCGGCGTGATGCTGCTGCGGACCGGCACATGA
- a CDS encoding alpha/beta fold hydrolase, whose protein sequence is MPNKSIEINGGNVVYEILGKSGDFIVLTPGGRFSKDIPGLKPLAKKLVEGGYRVLLWDRPNCGKSDVQFYGQSESHMRAETLQQLITNLDIGPVILLGGSGGARDSMLTTMLYPELVRKLVVWNIVGGVYGSFVLGSYYIVPSILAVRGAGMKAVAQVAEWQERIAENPDNEARILGQDPEVFLKLMLRWLNAFVPKPGQTIPGVEDEMFDNITVPTLIIRGGENDLDHPKRTSLEVSCLIKGSKVIDPPWPEDAWERAGEARASGKVKRFNMFDTWVQAAPAILDFLQKSK, encoded by the coding sequence TTGCCCAACAAGTCAATCGAAATCAACGGCGGAAACGTCGTCTACGAAATCCTCGGGAAGTCCGGGGATTTCATCGTCCTCACTCCGGGCGGACGGTTCAGCAAGGACATCCCCGGCCTCAAGCCGCTGGCCAAGAAGCTGGTCGAGGGGGGTTACCGGGTGCTGCTGTGGGACAGGCCCAACTGCGGCAAGTCCGACGTCCAGTTCTACGGCCAGAGCGAGTCCCACATGCGCGCCGAGACCTTGCAGCAGCTGATCACCAACCTCGACATCGGCCCGGTCATCCTGCTCGGCGGGTCCGGCGGGGCCCGCGACTCGATGCTGACAACGATGCTGTATCCGGAGCTGGTCCGGAAACTGGTGGTGTGGAACATCGTCGGCGGCGTCTACGGCTCGTTCGTGCTGGGCTCGTACTACATCGTGCCGAGCATCCTGGCGGTGCGTGGTGCCGGGATGAAGGCCGTCGCCCAGGTCGCCGAATGGCAGGAGCGCATCGCCGAGAATCCGGACAACGAGGCACGCATCCTCGGTCAGGACCCCGAGGTGTTCCTGAAGCTGATGCTGCGGTGGCTCAACGCCTTCGTGCCCAAGCCCGGACAGACCATCCCGGGTGTCGAGGACGAGATGTTCGACAACATCACGGTCCCGACGCTGATCATCCGCGGCGGCGAGAACGACCTCGATCATCCGAAGCGGACCTCGCTGGAGGTCAGCTGCCTGATCAAGGGCTCGAAGGTGATCGATCCCCCGTGGCCCGAGGACGCGTGGGAGCGGGCCGGCGAAGCGCGCGCCTCGGGGAAGGTCAAGCGGTTCAACATGTTCGACACCTGGGTGCAGGCCGCGCCGGCGATCCTGGACTTCCTGCAGAAGTCGAAATGA
- a CDS encoding cytochrome P450 — MTAPELRFDPVSQDYFDDPYAIYRRMRDEAPIYYNEHLDFYALTRHADVAAALKDHEAFSSSQGCDLDMIRSEDKPMKSIIFMDPPDHRHMRSLLNKAFTPRAVQSQRETVIELVEHYLSKVDPDNFDVVQDFSGPFPVEVITRMAGVPEEFRQQVRHWIDVGLEREPGQMGLSERSMQAHIDSGMYYYSLTQERRRNPQDDMISRLIAAEIPGENGEMRKLDDIEITGFTSLLGGAGAETVTKLVGSAVVEFARHPEQWQLLLDDRSLIPAAVEELLRYVGPVQYNVRFTLKEAHVPSGTIPANKPVFLMKAAANRDPRAYDDAETFDITRDPRQAQNLGLGYGIHSCLGAALARMETAIALEHLLDFMPRFEVDFDGLQKVHMQNVAGYHHVPVRVLK, encoded by the coding sequence ATGACCGCTCCTGAACTCCGCTTCGATCCCGTCTCGCAGGACTACTTCGACGATCCGTATGCGATCTATCGACGGATGCGTGACGAAGCGCCGATCTACTACAACGAGCATCTGGATTTCTACGCGCTGACCCGGCATGCGGATGTCGCGGCGGCACTCAAGGACCACGAGGCGTTCTCCTCAAGCCAGGGCTGCGACCTCGACATGATCCGCTCCGAAGACAAACCGATGAAGTCGATCATCTTCATGGATCCGCCGGACCACCGACACATGCGCAGCCTGCTCAACAAGGCGTTCACTCCACGGGCCGTTCAGTCCCAGCGCGAGACGGTCATCGAACTCGTCGAGCACTACCTGAGCAAGGTCGACCCGGACAACTTCGACGTGGTGCAGGACTTCTCGGGCCCCTTCCCGGTCGAGGTGATCACCCGGATGGCAGGCGTGCCCGAAGAATTCCGGCAGCAGGTCCGGCATTGGATCGACGTCGGACTGGAGCGCGAACCGGGCCAGATGGGGCTGAGCGAGCGGAGCATGCAGGCCCATATCGACTCCGGTATGTATTACTACAGCTTGACGCAAGAGCGACGGCGCAATCCTCAGGACGACATGATCAGCCGTCTGATCGCCGCTGAGATCCCGGGCGAGAACGGTGAGATGCGCAAACTCGATGACATCGAGATCACCGGATTCACCTCGCTGTTGGGCGGGGCGGGCGCCGAGACCGTCACCAAGCTCGTGGGCAGCGCAGTGGTCGAGTTCGCCCGCCATCCCGAGCAGTGGCAACTGTTGCTCGACGACCGCAGCCTGATTCCCGCCGCCGTCGAGGAACTGCTGCGTTATGTGGGGCCGGTGCAGTACAACGTGCGTTTCACCCTCAAGGAAGCCCACGTGCCGAGCGGCACCATCCCGGCGAACAAGCCGGTGTTCCTGATGAAGGCCGCCGCCAACCGTGACCCCCGCGCCTACGACGACGCCGAGACGTTCGACATCACCCGCGACCCCCGCCAGGCGCAGAACCTCGGGCTGGGCTACGGGATCCACAGTTGCCTCGGCGCGGCACTGGCCCGGATGGAGACCGCGATCGCGCTGGAGCACCTGCTGGACTTCATGCCGCGTTTCGAGGTCGATTTCGACGGCTTGCAGAAGGTGCACATGCAGAACGTCGCCGGATATCACCATGTGCCGGTGAGGGTGCTGAAATGA
- a CDS encoding alpha/beta fold hydrolase: MTVAPRPRVILVDGIPMSGLVAQAPDPRAVIVAVHGGATSAAYFDCPAHPELSLLRQAAASGFTAIALDRPGYGTSAVYAGEFADPARRVAVTSEAVDKILAGSARGAGVLVLGHSAGCELALRLATTRDDVIGVELSGTGLRYSDTAKDIVASATMTNRPAGLRDLLWEPSHLYPAEVLTGALSAQGAAYEGEVTANWSRRDFPAVAADVRVPVQFTIAEHERVWQTGPQAVSAISGLFTASPQVRINEMSDSGHNLSVGLTAGDYHRKVLSFTEKCIADAQGRERKQVEAS; this comes from the coding sequence ATGACGGTGGCACCGCGGCCGCGGGTCATCCTCGTCGACGGGATTCCGATGTCGGGTCTGGTGGCGCAGGCGCCGGATCCGCGCGCGGTGATCGTCGCGGTGCACGGTGGGGCGACCTCGGCGGCGTACTTCGACTGCCCCGCCCATCCGGAACTCTCACTGTTAAGACAGGCTGCGGCAAGCGGTTTCACCGCGATCGCGCTGGACCGCCCCGGATACGGCACGTCGGCGGTGTATGCCGGTGAGTTCGCCGATCCGGCCCGCCGGGTGGCCGTCACCTCCGAGGCGGTGGACAAGATCCTGGCCGGCAGCGCCCGCGGCGCGGGGGTGCTCGTGCTCGGCCACTCGGCCGGATGTGAACTCGCGCTGCGGCTCGCGACCACCCGCGATGACGTGATCGGCGTCGAGTTGTCCGGCACCGGCCTGCGCTACAGCGATACGGCCAAGGACATCGTCGCCTCGGCGACGATGACCAACCGGCCCGCAGGGCTACGCGATCTGCTCTGGGAGCCGTCGCACCTCTACCCCGCCGAAGTGCTCACCGGGGCGCTGTCCGCGCAGGGGGCCGCCTACGAGGGCGAGGTGACAGCGAACTGGTCGCGGCGGGATTTCCCGGCCGTCGCCGCCGACGTGCGGGTGCCGGTGCAGTTCACCATCGCCGAGCACGAAAGAGTCTGGCAGACGGGACCGCAGGCCGTATCGGCCATCTCCGGGCTGTTCACCGCATCCCCGCAGGTCCGGATCAACGAGATGTCCGACAGCGGGCACAACCTCTCTGTCGGGCTGACGGCCGGTGACTACCACCGGAAAGTGTTGTCGTTCACCGAGAAGTGCATCGCGGACGCACAGGGCCGCGAGCGGAAACAAGTGGAGGCGAGCTGA
- a CDS encoding NAD(P)-dependent oxidoreductase: MRVGFIGLGSQGGPMARRIAEGGFETTLWARRPASLEPYADTPAKTAATPAELGAASDLVCLCVVGDDDVREVLYGDTGVLAGMADGGIIAIHSTVHPDTCREIADKAAAQGVSVIDAPVSGGGPAVEQGTLLVMVGGDEEVAERCRPVFATYADPIVHLGPLGAGQNTKILNNLLFSANLGSAVSTLELGESLGIPRDKLVEVLNRGSATSKAVGSISMFGGTLDGLAPIAGALLQKDVRHAASLAAAAKAAEGAVFTAADAALESMDHRR; the protein is encoded by the coding sequence ATGCGCGTCGGATTCATCGGTCTGGGCAGCCAGGGCGGGCCCATGGCACGCCGGATCGCCGAGGGAGGCTTCGAGACCACGCTGTGGGCGCGGCGGCCCGCCAGCCTCGAACCGTATGCCGACACCCCGGCGAAGACGGCCGCCACCCCGGCAGAACTCGGCGCCGCGAGCGACCTCGTGTGTCTGTGCGTGGTCGGCGACGACGACGTCCGCGAGGTGCTCTACGGCGACACCGGCGTGCTGGCCGGCATGGCCGACGGTGGGATCATCGCGATCCACAGCACCGTGCATCCCGACACCTGCCGGGAGATCGCGGACAAGGCGGCGGCGCAGGGGGTTTCGGTGATCGACGCCCCGGTCAGCGGTGGCGGCCCCGCGGTGGAGCAGGGCACGCTGCTGGTGATGGTGGGCGGCGACGAAGAGGTCGCGGAGCGCTGCCGGCCGGTGTTTGCGACGTACGCCGACCCGATCGTGCACCTCGGTCCGCTCGGCGCCGGACAGAACACCAAGATCCTGAACAACCTGTTGTTCAGCGCGAATCTCGGCAGCGCCGTGAGCACCCTGGAACTGGGCGAGTCGCTCGGTATCCCCCGCGACAAGCTCGTCGAGGTGCTCAACCGGGGCTCGGCCACCAGCAAGGCGGTGGGCAGCATCTCGATGTTCGGCGGCACCCTGGACGGGTTGGCCCCGATCGCCGGCGCATTGCTGCAGAAGGACGTGCGGCACGCGGCGAGCCTGGCCGCCGCCGCGAAAGCCGCCGAGGGCGCGGTGTTCACGGCGGCGGATGCGGCGCTGGAATCCATGGATCACAGGCGATGA
- a CDS encoding amidohydrolase family protein — protein MTVTANPRVPAAERIAVRCVDSDVHPAPRRGDLVQYLPEPWRSKYFLTRKVGEQIYYDAPDYAHSYAMRMDAFPLDGEFACSDPDLAFKQLIMEAGADIAILEPAAYPARIPEAQHAMSVALNDWQANHWLDSHNNWHERWRGSICLAIEEPELSVAEIERWAGHPYMAQILIKAEPRPSWGNPKYDPIWAAAAKHDITVSCHLSRSHYDELPMPPVGLPSYNHDFMVTYSLLAANQVMSLIFDGTFDRHPNLHIVFVEHAFSWILPLMWRMDKLYEARKSWMDIKRKPSEYVKDHIKFTTQPLDYPEDKTELMRAFDWMECEKILLFSSDYPHWTFDDPRWLVKHLPEHAREAVMFKNGIETYKLPDTVPALEGQVRVF, from the coding sequence ATGACCGTTACCGCCAATCCACGAGTACCTGCCGCTGAACGCATCGCGGTCCGGTGCGTGGACTCCGACGTCCACCCCGCACCCCGGCGCGGCGATCTCGTCCAGTACCTCCCGGAGCCGTGGCGCAGCAAGTACTTCCTCACGCGCAAGGTCGGCGAGCAGATCTACTACGACGCACCGGACTACGCGCACTCCTACGCGATGCGCATGGACGCGTTCCCCCTGGACGGCGAATTCGCTTGCAGTGACCCCGATCTGGCGTTCAAGCAGTTGATCATGGAAGCAGGCGCCGACATAGCGATCCTGGAACCGGCGGCCTATCCGGCCCGGATTCCCGAGGCGCAGCACGCGATGTCGGTGGCGCTCAACGACTGGCAGGCCAACCACTGGCTCGACAGCCACAACAACTGGCACGAACGCTGGCGTGGTTCCATCTGCCTGGCGATCGAAGAGCCCGAACTCAGCGTCGCCGAGATCGAACGCTGGGCCGGGCACCCCTACATGGCGCAGATCCTGATCAAGGCCGAACCGCGCCCGTCCTGGGGAAACCCGAAGTACGACCCGATCTGGGCGGCGGCGGCCAAACACGACATCACGGTCAGTTGTCACCTGTCGCGCAGCCATTACGACGAACTGCCGATGCCACCGGTCGGGTTGCCCAGCTACAACCACGACTTCATGGTCACCTACTCACTGCTCGCGGCGAACCAGGTGATGAGCCTGATCTTCGACGGCACCTTCGACCGCCACCCCAATCTGCACATCGTGTTCGTCGAGCACGCATTCAGCTGGATCCTGCCGCTGATGTGGCGCATGGACAAGCTCTACGAGGCACGCAAGTCCTGGATGGACATCAAGCGCAAGCCCAGCGAGTACGTCAAGGACCACATCAAGTTCACCACCCAGCCACTGGACTACCCCGAGGACAAGACCGAGTTGATGCGGGCGTTCGACTGGATGGAGTGCGAGAAGATCCTGCTGTTCTCCAGCGACTACCCGCACTGGACCTTCGACGATCCCCGCTGGCTGGTCAAGCACCTACCCGAACACGCCCGGGAAGCCGTGATGTTCAAGAACGGCATCGAGACCTACAAGCTGCCCGACACAGTGCCTGCACTCGAGGGTCAGGTACGGGTTTTCTGA
- a CDS encoding ferredoxin → MRIKLDRTLCDGFGICAKHAPEYFSLDDWGYAVLVGDGDIPEQDRDAVQRALLDCPVHAILEIGERRPDETPIRPLREPDLENLKTEDNEAEWGFSR, encoded by the coding sequence ATGCGGATCAAGCTCGACCGGACGCTGTGTGACGGGTTCGGCATCTGCGCCAAACATGCGCCGGAGTACTTCTCTCTGGACGACTGGGGATACGCGGTGCTGGTCGGCGACGGCGACATCCCCGAGCAGGACCGCGACGCCGTCCAGCGGGCCCTGCTGGACTGCCCGGTGCACGCGATCCTGGAGATCGGTGAGCGCCGCCCGGACGAGACACCGATCCGGCCGTTGCGCGAACCTGACCTGGAGAACCTGAAGACCGAGGACAACGAAGCGGAGTGGGGGTTTTCGCGATGA
- a CDS encoding ferredoxin has protein sequence MSQKIVVDFGLCESNGVCMGIIPEVFDLDEDDYLHVLQDEVTPENEQGVRESVRQCPRQAISIVDE, from the coding sequence ATGAGCCAGAAGATCGTGGTTGATTTCGGCCTGTGCGAGAGCAACGGGGTGTGCATGGGCATCATCCCGGAGGTGTTCGATCTCGACGAAGACGACTACCTGCACGTCCTGCAGGACGAGGTGACGCCGGAGAACGAACAGGGGGTCCGGGAGTCGGTACGCCAATGCCCGCGACAAGCGATCTCGATCGTCGACGAGTGA
- a CDS encoding NADH-ubiquinone oxidoreductase-F iron-sulfur binding region domain-containing protein, with translation MSTAMNTELTVTAWPGLTPRLLRIGTGPETADQYRDAGGYLPLADVDALHDAIAHAGVLGRGGAAFPMAVKLSTVRRAFQRGADTVLVANGEEGEPASVKDRWLLRNRPHLVLDGLRLAAQIIGARHAHVYVSDSGAAGAVRAALDELTPGALDGVTVTVQVVAPTYVAGEETAAVRAINGGPAKPTDKPPRPFEEGVGGLPTMVSNVETLANLPYVHRLGPADYRREGTERSPGTFLATLTGGGRAPGLYEVPFGTSAADLVALHGVSAEQVRGALMGGYFAGLLDRRVLDGRLDHESLRGLGSGLGCGAVSLITDECPVAVGASVLSYYDRENADQCGSCFNGTAAMAAAAAALRDGVADADDVARLQRWSVVLRGRGACATLDAACNIAASLLAMFPDEVARHLTADCPDCSAGAFSSARPFEVEAL, from the coding sequence ATGAGCACGGCGATGAACACCGAACTGACCGTCACCGCATGGCCCGGGCTGACACCGCGACTGCTCCGTATCGGTACCGGTCCCGAAACTGCCGACCAGTACCGCGACGCGGGCGGCTATCTCCCGTTGGCCGATGTCGACGCCCTGCACGACGCGATCGCCCACGCGGGTGTGCTCGGCCGCGGCGGCGCAGCGTTCCCGATGGCGGTGAAGCTGTCCACCGTGCGGAGGGCTTTTCAGCGCGGCGCCGACACCGTGCTGGTGGCCAACGGCGAAGAGGGCGAACCCGCCTCGGTCAAGGACCGCTGGCTGTTGCGCAACCGCCCGCACCTGGTGCTCGACGGGCTGCGGCTGGCCGCACAGATCATCGGTGCCCGGCATGCCCACGTCTACGTGTCCGACAGCGGGGCCGCCGGCGCAGTGCGCGCGGCGCTCGACGAGTTGACTCCCGGTGCGCTCGACGGCGTCACCGTCACCGTCCAGGTGGTGGCACCCACCTATGTGGCCGGCGAGGAGACCGCGGCGGTGCGGGCCATCAACGGCGGGCCCGCCAAACCCACCGACAAGCCGCCCCGGCCGTTCGAGGAAGGAGTCGGCGGCCTGCCCACCATGGTCAGCAACGTCGAGACGCTGGCCAACCTGCCCTACGTGCACCGCCTCGGCCCGGCCGACTACCGCCGGGAGGGCACCGAACGCTCCCCCGGCACGTTCCTGGCGACCCTGACAGGCGGCGGCCGGGCACCCGGCCTCTACGAGGTCCCGTTCGGCACGTCCGCCGCGGATCTCGTTGCGCTTCACGGGGTGTCTGCCGAGCAGGTCCGCGGTGCGCTGATGGGCGGGTACTTCGCCGGTCTGCTGGACCGGCGTGTCCTCGACGGCCGGCTCGACCACGAGTCGCTGCGCGGACTCGGCAGTGGCCTGGGGTGCGGCGCGGTGTCGCTGATCACCGACGAGTGCCCGGTCGCGGTCGGCGCCTCGGTGCTGTCCTACTACGACCGCGAGAACGCCGATCAGTGCGGTTCGTGCTTCAACGGCACCGCGGCGATGGCCGCCGCGGCGGCAGCGCTGCGCGACGGCGTCGCCGATGCCGACGACGTGGCGCGGCTGCAGCGATGGTCGGTCGTCCTGCGCGGCCGCGGGGCGTGCGCCACCCTCGATGCCGCCTGCAACATCGCGGCCAGCCTGCTGGCCATGTTCCCCGACGAGGTGGCCCGCCATCTGACCGCGGACTGCCCGGACTGCAGCGCAGGTGCTTTCAGCTCCGCCCGGCCGTTCGAAGTGGAGGCACTGTGA